The following proteins come from a genomic window of Sander vitreus isolate 19-12246 chromosome 14, sanVit1, whole genome shotgun sequence:
- the LOC144528866 gene encoding biotinidase-like — translation MDSWYVAAVYEHNLILNPEPDVPLSRLDALQHMQKNLDIYEEQAAQAAQQGAQILVFPEDGLHGFNFSRSSISGYLETIPDPQQESWNPCTEPGKYNNTEVLQRLSCMARRNNLYLVANMADLQPCPLKTDPSSSCPSDGRWQFNTNVVFRSDGLLVARYHKNNLFLFEPHFDTPPQPEIITFDTPFAGRFGLMICFDILFHKPTVALVEKGVRQLVYPTAWINMLPLMDAVQFQQAFSLGANVTLLAANIRYDQKKMRGSGIYTPFSATYHHTQKGDPEEGRLLVARVPVLDPLWVGQSVTTEEGVVRSESTSSTATDSGFCHQESCSDSPPPETASSVPPSSATFISSMMFDPFTFVLLNETEGKVNVCNGTFCCHLQYRRLPQGGSKELYALGAFAGTQTMYSRMALQVCALVRCAGLDASSCGQEVEEAESKMDFLLEGKFGTRYVYPSVLASKMVLEQPEHLETAADGRVTMKHSNMTGGLVTACLFGRMYHLDNE, via the exons ATGGACTCCTGGTATGTTGCTGCTGTGTATGAGCACAACTTAATCCTGAACCCAGAGCCTGATGTCCCCCTGTCCCGCCTCGATGCCCTGCAGCACATGCAGAAAAACCTGGATATCTACGAGGAGCAGGCTGCCCAGGCTGCTCAGCAG GGTGCCCAGATCCTGGTGTTTCCAGAAGATGGTCTTCATGGTTTTAACTTCAGCCGTTCTTCCATCTCCGGCTACCTAGAAACCATTCCTGACCCCCAGCAGGAGAGCTGGAACCCCTGCACAGAGCCGGGCAAATACAACAACACTGAG GTTCTCCAGCGACTGAGCTGTATGGCCCGTCGTAACAACCTCTACCTGGTGGCCAACATGGCTGACCTGCAGCCCTGCCCCCTGAAGActgacccctcctcctcctgtccctcTGATGGACGCTGGCAGTTCAACACCAATGTGGTTTTCAG GTCAGATGGCCTGCTGGTGGCTCGCTACCATAAAAACAACCTTTTTCTCTTTGAGCCACACTTTGACACGCCGCCGCAACCTGAGATCATAACGTTTGATACACCTTTTGCTGGAAGGTTTGGCCTCATGATCTGCTTTGACATCCTGTTCCACAAGCCCACAGTTGCCCTGGTGGAGAAG GGTGTGCGTCAGCTGGTCTACCCAACAGCCTGGATAAACATGCTCCCCCTAATGGACGCGGTTCAGTTCCAGCAGGCATTCAGCTTAGGTGCCAATGTCACCCTGCTAGCGGCCAACATTCGTTATGACCAAAAGAAGATGAGAGGAAGTGGTATCTACACCCCTTTTTCTGCCACCTACCACCACACCCAGAAAGGAGACCCAGAGGagggcaggctgctggtggccAGGGTGCCAGTCTTAGACCCACTGTGGGTGGGGCAGAGTGTAACCACAGAGGAGGGCGTAGTTAGGAGTGAATCCACATCATCTACAGCTACAGACTCTGGATTTTGTCACCAAGAAAGCTGTTCTGATTCTCCCCCTCCTGAAACTGCTTCATCAGTTCCTCCCTCCTCTGCCACCTTCATCTCATCTATGATGTTTGACCCATTTACATTTGTCCTCTTAAACGAGACAGAGGGCAAAGTGAATGTGTGTAATGGCACCTTTTGCTGTCACCTGCAGTACCGGCGGTTACCACAGGGTGGCAGTAAAGAGCTTTATGCATTGGGAGCATTTGCTGGAACACAAACTATGTATTCACGCATGGCCCTGCAG GTGTGTGCACTAGTCCGCTGTGCAGGGTTGGACGCCAGTTCTTGTGGACAGGAAGTGGAAGAGGCTGAGTCTAAAATGGACTTCCTGTTGGAGGGGAAGTTTGGGACCAGATATGTGTACCCATCAGTTTTGGCTAGCAAGATGGTCCTGGAGCAGCCAGAGCATCTGGAAACAGCTGCAGATGGCAGAGTGACCATGAAACACTCAAACATGACTGGTGGCCTGGTCACTGCCTGTCTGTTCGGACGAATGTATCACCTGGACAATGAATGA